A part of Ptychodera flava strain L36383 chromosome 11, AS_Pfla_20210202, whole genome shotgun sequence genomic DNA contains:
- the LOC139144338 gene encoding uncharacterized protein: MGGGLSCLSASNTKEVAEPPEMPGEATLPTITLSQWAKLQDRDPTIQCIRTLVHARTDEKDKMTRKQRANESQEVRIALRDWSKFSFCDDVLYRARTSSSGEVYYQLVLPHEFHQEAMKGVHDDCGHLGQDRSIDLLRARFYWPLMSADMKKYIRTCKRCTRRKDEAGLKTRAPMLSIELRNR, from the coding sequence ATGGGTGGAGGCCTTAGCTGCCTCAGTGCGAGCAATACCAAGGAAGTGGCTGAACCACCGGAAATGCCAGGTGAAGCGACATTGCCTACGATTACATTAAGTCAGTGGGCAAAATTACAGGACAGAGACCCTACCATACAATGCATACGAACCTTGGTCCACGCAAGGACCGATGAGAAGGATAAGATGACTAGAAAGCAGCGAGCGAATGAATCACAAGAAGTGAGAATAGCGCTGAGGGATTGGAGTAAGTTCTCTTTCTGTGATGATGTTTTGTACAGAGCCAGGACGTCATCCAGTGGAGAAGTCTACTACCAATTGGTGCTACCGCACGAATTTCACCAGGAAGCCATGAAAGGGGTCCATGATGATTGTGGACACCTGGGACAGGATCGATCAATTGACTTATTGAGAGCTAGGTTTTATTGGCCCCTGATGTCGGCTGATATGAAGAAGTACATTCGTACGTGTAAGAGATGTACTCGAAGGAAGGACGAGGCGGGACTGAAGACCCGTGCTCCGATGTTGAGTATTGAACTTCGCAACCGCTAG